A window of the Lactuca sativa cultivar Salinas chromosome 5, Lsat_Salinas_v11, whole genome shotgun sequence genome harbors these coding sequences:
- the LOC111910518 gene encoding uncharacterized protein LOC111910518: protein MIHKHAFEALDRTLKDIFKCHNPKNSNLPFGGKVIVFGGDFRQILPVIPSGSRQDIVNASLSSLYLWQQCKVHKLMKNMRLTVGSDTSAIKQTTAFTKWLLDIGEGKLGGSNDGEAIIDIPKDLLINDHCDPIGSLIEFVYPSILEYSNIPKYFQERAILASKNEVVRKINDRLLSLFRGDEVEYLSSDKLCKSEFIHDQFDVNLYSPDVLNGLKFQVSQIIS, encoded by the coding sequence ATGATTCACAAGCATGCATTTGAAGCTTTAGATCGAACTTTGAAAGATATATTCAAGTGTCATAATCCTAAAAATTCAAATTTGCCATTTGGAGGGAAAGTGATTGTTTTTGGAGGAGATTTTAGACAAATTTTGCCTGTTATCCCAAGTGGTAGTAGACAAGACATTGTCAATGCGTCTTTAAGTTCATTATATTTATGGCAACAATGCAAAGTCCATAAACTAATGAAAAACATGAGGCTAACTGTTGGAAGTGATACATCTGCTATTAAACAAACAACAGCTTTTACAAAATGGCTTTTGGATATAGGAGAAGGGAAACTTGGCGGTTCTAATGATGGTGAAGCGATTATTGATATTCCAAAGGATCTTCTAATTAATGATCATTGTGATCCTATAGGTTCATTAATTGAGTTTGTATATCCTTCTATTcttgaatattctaacattccAAAATATTTTCAAGAAAGAGCAATACTTGCTTCAAAAAATGAAGTTGTCAGAAAAATAAATGATCGTTTGCTATCATTATTTCGAGGAGATGAAGTCGAATATCTAAGTTCAGATAAACTATGCAAATCTGAGTTTATCCATGATCAGTTTGATGTCAATTTATACTCACCTGATGTTTTAAATGGTCTTAAATTTCAGGTCTCCCAAATCATAAGTTAG